A single region of the Lotus japonicus ecotype B-129 chromosome 4, LjGifu_v1.2 genome encodes:
- the LOC130713005 gene encoding ferritin-like catalase Nec2, which produces MSLHTSSIFFLLSSLVLSLFIPIFCSFEDVVDVDLVQFHLNLEFLEAEFYFYGTLGWGLDHADPKLAQGGPPPVGGQYAYLDPILRDIFSQFAFQQAGHLRAITEEVKGFPRPLLNISKEAFAEVINSAFGKPLNPPFDPYANSLNYLLAAYMLPYVGLTGYVGTNPKLQGVRTRNLVSGLLGAKSGQDAMIRTLLYERRYLQVKPYQWTVYEVTHRLSLLRNDLGKKQAEGKVVGQVFGLNMYSLTYPRSPEEILRIVYGSGDEHVPGGFFPKGGNGNIAKSYLHPNAPAPQ; this is translated from the exons ATGTCACTGCACAcatcctccattttcttcttaCTATCCTCCCTAGTCCTTTCCCTCTTCATCCCAATATTTTGTTCTTTTGAGGATGTTGTAGATGTTGATCTCGTCCAATTTCATCTAAACTTAGAATTTTTGGAGGCTGAGTTCTACTTCTATGGTACTCTGGGCTGGGGATTAGATCATGCTGATCCAAAATTAGCCCAAGGAGGACCCCCTCCTGTTGGAGGCCAATATGCCTATTTGGATCCTATCCTAAGGGATATCTTCTCTCAGTTTGCTTTTCAGCAAGCTGGACATTTGAG GGCCATAACGGAGGAAGTAAAGGGGTTTCCTAGGCCATTGCTAAACATAAGCAAGGAGGCATTTGCTGAGGTTATAAACAGTGCCTTTGGGAAACCTCTAAACCCACCTTTTGACCCTTATGCCAATTCTCTCAACTACCTACTTGCAGCTTACATGCTTCCTTATGTTGGCCTTACTGGATATGTTGGGACCAATCCAAAGTTGCAAGGTGTAAGAACCAGAAAC CTTGTTAGTGGGCTTTTGGGAGCAAAATCTGGGCAAGATGCGATGATTCGAACATTACTATATGAACGTAGGTACTTGCAAGTGAAACCATATCAATGGACTGTGTATGAGGTCACACACCGCCTTTCATTGTTAAGGAATGATCTTGGCAAGAAACAAGCTGAGGGAAAAGTTGTAGGTCAAGTGTTTGGTCTTAACATGTATTCACTTACATATCCAAGGAGTCCAGAGGAAATTTTGAGGATTGTGTATGGATCAGGTGATGAACATGTCCCTGGTGGCTTCTTTCCTAAAGGAGGAAATGGTAATATAGCCAAATCCTACTTACACCCTAATGCCCCCGCCCCTCAATGA
- the LOC130713756 gene encoding uncharacterized protein LOC130713756, translating to MTLLITEELKAKAEVCHGDQVCREKFSLLLAGIGLPDGLLSVEDIEECGYVKEIGFVWLKLDKKREHRFDNILVCYDSIVTAYVEPNKIKNLTGVRARDFLIWFTLTEIHVKGPPEGSVITFKSLVGLSMSFPLSIFQSGKQGKQEAAKEEKWWRMIKH from the coding sequence ATGACTCTGTTAATAACAGAGGAGTTGAAGGCCAAAGCAGAGGTGTGTCATGGGGACCAAGTTTGCAGGGAGAAGTTCTCTTTGTTGCTTGCAGGAATTGGTCTCCCAGATGGATTGTTAAGCGTAGAGGACATTGAAGAATGCGGGTATGTGAAGGAAATAGGCTTTGTTTGGCTCAAGCTTGACAAGAAGAGGGAGCACCGGTTTGACAACATACTTGTTTGCTATGATTCAATTGTTACTGCATATGTGGAGCCAAACAAGATTAAGAATCTCACTGGGGTGAGAGCTAGGGATTTCTTGATCTGGTTCACCTTGACTGAGATTCATGTGAAGGGTCCTCCAGAGGGATCTGTCATCACTTTCAAGTCTCTGGTTGGATTGTCCATGTCCTTTCCTCTGTCTATCTTCCAATCAGGGAAACAGGGGAAGCAAGAAGCAGCAAAGGAAGAGAAGTGGTGGAGGATGATtaagcattaa
- the LOC130714999 gene encoding serine carboxypeptidase-like 26, translated as MFWPKIFIVAANMNMNVILSVHFLCFFLLTTSFIKTYGINVGANESDRIVDLPGVPSSPSVSHFSGYITVNEDHGRALFYWFFEAQSEPSKKPLLLWLNGGPGCSSVGYGAAIEIGPLLVNKNGEGLNFNPYSWNQEANLLFVESPVGVGFSYTNTSSDLTILEDNFVAEDAYNFLVNWLQRFPQFKSRGFFISGESYGGHYIPQLAELIFDRNKDKNKYPFINLKGFIVGNPETEDYYDYKGLLEYAWSHAVISDQQYDKAKQVCDFKQFQWSNECNKAMNEVFQDYSEIDIYNIYAPKCRLNSTSAIASEGLEQLTKGRNDYRMKRKRIFGGYDPCYSTYAEKYFNRIDVQSSFHVNTERGNTNITWEVCNNSILQTYNFSVFSILPIYTKLIKGGLKIWIYSGDADGRVPVIGTRYCVEALGLPLKSSWRSWYLDNQVGGRIVEYEGLTYVTVRGAGHLVPLNKPKEALSLIHSFLAGDRLPTRR; from the exons ATGTTTTGGCCAAAGATATTCATTGTAGCAGCAAATATGAATATGAATGTTattctttctgtccacttcctatgtttctttcttttaacTACATCATTCATTAAAACATATGGAATAAATGTTGGAGCCAATGAATCTGATAGAATAGTTGATCTTCCTGGGGTACCTTCAAGCCCCTCAGTCTCACACTTTTCAGGTTACATCACGGTCAATGAAGACCATGGGAGGGCCCTTTTCTATTGGTTTTTCGAAGCTCAATCCGAACCGTCCAAGAAGCCTCTCCTTCTCTGGCTCAATGGAG GACCTGGATGCTCCTCTGTTGGGTATGGTGCAGCTATTGAGATAGGGCCTCTTTTAGTCAACAAAAATGGTGAAGGACTAAATTTCAACCCATACTCATGGAATCAAG AAGCAAATTTGTTATTTGTAGAGTCCCCTGTTGGAGTTGGTTTTTCTTACACCAACACCTCTTCTGATCTCACCATATTAGAGGATAATTTTGTTG CTGAGGATGCCTACAATTTCTTGGTGAATTGGCTACAAAGATTCCCACAGTTCAAATCCAGGGGCTTTTTTATTTCAGGAGAAAGCTATGGTG GACACTACATTCCTCAGCTTGCAGAGTTAATCTTTGATAGGaacaaagataaaaataaataccCCTTTATCAATCTTAAAGGCTTTATA GTAGGGAATCCAGAAACTGAAGATTATTATGACTATAAAGGTTTGCTGGAATATGCATGGAGCCATGCAGTTATATCAGATCAGCAATATGACAAAGCAAAACAAGTGTGTGATTTCAAACAATTTCAATGGTCTAATGAATGCAATAAGGCCATGAATGAAGTCTTTCAAGATTACTCAGAAATTGACATATACAACATTTATGCCCCGAAATGTCGTCTAAATAGCACATCCGCAATTGCTAGTGAGGGCCTTGAACAACTTACAAAG GGGAGGAATGATTATAgaatgaagaggaagagaataTTTGGGGGCTATGATCCGTGTTATTCAACATATGCAGAAAAATACTTCAATAGGATAGATGTTCAATCATCTTTTCATGTAAATACTGAAAGAGGAAACACTAATATCACATGGGAGGTTTGCAA TAATTCCATATTGCAGACTTACAACTTCTCTGTCTTCTCCATCCTACCCATTTACACCAAACTCATCAAGGGTGGGCTTAAAATATGGATTTATAG TGGAGATGCAGATGGCAGAGTACCAGTGATAGGGACACGATACTGCGTTGAGGCTCTTGGATTGCCTCTTAAGTCAAGTTGGCGCTCTTGGTACCTCGATAATCAG GTTGGAGGAAGGATAGTGGAGTATGAGGGTTTGACATACGTTACAGTGAGAGGAGCTGGTCATTTGGTGCCTCTAAACAAGCCCAAGGAGGCTCTTTCTCTTATTCATTCTTTCCTGGCCGGCGACCGCCTTCCTACTCGTCGTTGA